A window of the Nitrosopumilus ureiphilus genome harbors these coding sequences:
- a CDS encoding CBS domain-containing protein, producing MENAKTITIADVMTKSVISADASMTINETAKMMEDAKVGAVIIMENNTPIGIVTDRDFAVKAAAHAYEISSPIKRIMSSPLLSINSDESVRNAADLMHERGVRKLPVLSDDKVVGMITATDIVNLLAVCVEEDMRNMYFHSVAKIFTNYSPYN from the coding sequence TTGGAAAATGCTAAAACTATCACAATTGCAGATGTAATGACAAAATCAGTAATTTCTGCAGATGCGTCAATGACAATAAATGAAACCGCAAAAATGATGGAAGATGCCAAAGTCGGAGCAGTCATCATCATGGAGAATAATACACCAATAGGAATTGTAACAGACAGAGATTTTGCTGTAAAAGCAGCAGCTCATGCATATGAAATTTCTTCACCCATCAAGCGAATTATGTCATCTCCACTATTATCAATAAATTCAGATGAGTCAGTGAGAAATGCAGCTGACTTGATGCATGAACGAGGAGTAAGAAAGCTACCAGTACTTAGTGACGATAAAGTAGTTGGAATGATTACTGCAACAGATATTGTTAATTTGTTGGCAGTTTGTGTAGAAGAAGATATGAGAAACATGTACTTTCATTCTGTAGCAAAAATTTTCACAAATTATAGTCCATATAATTAA
- the pdxT gene encoding pyridoxal 5'-phosphate synthase glutaminase subunit PdxT produces MSLDVGVLSIQGDVQENILSAKAAIDELGIDGKVRSVKTPEDISQLDGLIIPGGESTTIGQLSLVNGSLKVLKEKIENGMPVLGICAGMIILSNTASDRIVGKTDQPLLNILDIKLERNSFGRQKESFEADVSLDSINIPKFNGVFIRAPSVSDVGSDVEILAKFNDRVVAVKKGNVIGTAFHPELTKDISLHKYFINLVKSFKN; encoded by the coding sequence ATGAGTCTTGATGTTGGTGTTTTATCAATCCAAGGAGATGTTCAAGAAAATATCTTATCTGCAAAAGCTGCAATAGATGAATTGGGAATAGACGGAAAAGTAAGATCCGTTAAAACTCCTGAGGATATCTCACAGTTGGATGGTTTGATAATTCCTGGTGGTGAAAGTACTACTATAGGCCAACTTTCTTTGGTAAATGGATCACTAAAGGTTCTAAAGGAAAAAATTGAAAATGGGATGCCAGTACTTGGAATTTGTGCTGGAATGATAATACTATCAAATACTGCAAGTGATCGTATTGTAGGTAAAACTGATCAACCTCTTTTGAATATACTTGATATTAAATTAGAGAGGAATTCATTTGGACGACAAAAAGAATCATTTGAAGCTGATGTTTCTTTAGATTCAATTAATATCCCAAAATTCAATGGAGTGTTTATCCGAGCACCATCTGTCTCTGATGTTGGTTCTGATGTGGAAATATTAGCAAAATTCAATGATCGTGTTGTTGCAGTGAAAAAGGGTAATGTGATTGGAACTGCATTTCACCCTGAACTCACAAAAGATATTTCACTACACAAATATTTCATCAATCTTGTAAAATCTTTCAAAAATTAA
- a CDS encoding universal stress protein, with translation MVIKIKKILVPLDGSPNSFRGLDVAIHMARESQATITGLYVAGIVKPRTSDPITPLEKILLDHAQKIMKKAKLKAAQKGILFFDRVSYGDDGQRIVEVAEKQNFDLIVIGSRGMGAAKELFLGSTSNYVLHKSKKPVLIVK, from the coding sequence ATGGTAATTAAAATTAAGAAAATTCTTGTTCCATTAGATGGCTCACCTAATTCATTTCGAGGTCTTGATGTTGCAATTCACATGGCAAGAGAATCACAAGCAACAATAACTGGTTTGTATGTTGCAGGAATTGTTAAACCTAGAACTAGTGATCCGATTACTCCTTTAGAGAAAATTCTATTGGATCATGCCCAAAAAATTATGAAAAAAGCAAAATTAAAGGCAGCACAAAAAGGAATTTTATTCTTTGACCGAGTATCTTATGGTGATGATGGACAAAGAATTGTTGAAGTTGCAGAAAAACAAAACTTTGATCTTATTGTTATTGGTTCAAGAGGAATGGGTGCAGCAAAAGAGCTTTTCCTTGGCAGTACATCAAATTATGTACTTCATAAATCAAAGAAACCTGTACTCATAGTGAAATAG
- the thiL gene encoding thiamine-phosphate kinase, translating into MTKLDESTIIKIFQTELGNKEFVSEDVEIFNLGKIRIVAKTDTLVESTDIPSKMRLEDAARKSIAACVSDFAAKGIKPEYGIISVNLPKNISRSKIIDVAKGFKKASTEYGITILGGDTNAGKEIVFNISIFGNSNKIVTRKGSKNGDLIFVTGPFGYTTVGLDLLLGKIKEKGKFAEKAIKSVTNPKPKISFGLKNKKYFSSSMDSSDGLSTTLNEMSKQSKKKFIINNIPVRKDLEKYAKSHKLNLIALVFHGGEEYEFVFTVPQKYKKIIKKSANLLKTPIIEIGQVTSGKGVFVKEEKNYINLRDLGWKHFG; encoded by the coding sequence ATGACAAAGTTAGATGAATCCACTATAATCAAAATTTTTCAGACGGAATTAGGAAACAAAGAATTTGTTTCTGAAGATGTAGAGATATTCAATTTAGGAAAAATCAGAATCGTTGCTAAAACAGATACACTTGTAGAAAGTACCGATATTCCATCTAAAATGAGATTGGAAGATGCTGCAAGAAAAAGTATTGCTGCATGTGTAAGTGATTTTGCTGCAAAAGGAATAAAACCAGAATATGGAATTATTTCGGTGAATCTACCAAAGAATATTTCACGCTCAAAAATTATAGATGTTGCAAAAGGTTTCAAAAAGGCTTCTACTGAATATGGCATTACAATTTTGGGAGGGGATACTAATGCAGGTAAGGAGATTGTGTTTAACATAAGTATTTTCGGGAATTCAAACAAGATAGTTACAAGAAAAGGCTCCAAAAATGGGGATCTAATATTTGTAACAGGTCCATTTGGATATACAACAGTTGGATTAGATTTACTTCTTGGTAAAATAAAAGAAAAAGGAAAATTTGCTGAAAAAGCAATTAAATCAGTTACTAATCCAAAACCAAAGATTAGTTTTGGATTAAAAAATAAAAAATATTTTTCATCATCTATGGATTCTAGTGATGGATTATCTACTACTTTAAATGAAATGTCAAAACAAAGTAAAAAGAAATTCATCATAAACAACATACCTGTTAGAAAGGATTTAGAAAAGTATGCAAAATCCCATAAATTGAATTTGATTGCTTTAGTTTTTCATGGAGGAGAAGAATACGAGTTTGTGTTTACAGTTCCCCAAAAATATAAAAAAATAATTAAAAAAAGTGCTAACCTACTTAAAACACCGATTATAGAAATAGGACAAGTGACTTCAGGTAAAGGAGTATTTGTTAAAGAGGAGAAAAATTATATCAATTTAAGAGATTTAGGATGGAAACATTTTGGATAG
- a CDS encoding 4a-hydroxytetrahydrobiopterin dehydratase: protein MMRLSKADIDEELKNLPGWSVENEKLHKEFQFESFNQAFGFMTRAAMEIEKMNHHPEWFNVYNRITIELTTHDAGGITKNDVNLAKILNSLA, encoded by the coding sequence ATGATGCGATTATCCAAAGCAGATATTGATGAAGAATTAAAGAATTTACCTGGATGGAGTGTTGAAAACGAAAAACTTCACAAAGAATTTCAATTTGAAAGTTTCAACCAGGCTTTTGGTTTTATGACTAGAGCAGCTATGGAGATTGAAAAAATGAATCACCATCCAGAATGGTTTAATGTATACAATAGAATCACTATAGAACTAACAACTCATGATGCTGGAGGTATCACAAAAAATGATGTTAATCTTGCCAAAATTCTAAATTCTTTGGCATAG
- the purB gene encoding adenylosuccinate lyase, whose translation MAILPIDSGRYGTKEMMDIFSEQRKVDYQLEIEGAAAISQSEIGMISKSVGKEIFKAAMSGKITAKRIKQLEAKSDHDTAALVESLSEKCSKSARPWIHYGLTSNDLVDTSNSMQMRDALQIIEPKVAKMASILVKKAVKYEKIPAVGRTHGQHASIISFGLKFANWAAEMAKHVERIEEIKKRILICKTLGVVGTGSLMGAKSLEVQKRASKRLRLFPAEVTTQVVPRERYAEYVFELALIGSTLEKIAIEIRNLQRTEIAEVAEQFKKGQMGSSAVPVKRNPIKSERVSSLSKLVRSQVAVSFENIPLWHERDLSNSANERFVIPTVSILVDEMLETMTRIVSNLMVNEKRIVENLYITKGQIFAEFVLEALIRKGIPRFVAYKDVQRVAFEANDKGIQYIDAIKNDKACSLNLTDKEIDSIFLPEKHLGASSTIINNVQKSVQNTVKKFI comes from the coding sequence TTGGCAATTTTACCTATTGACAGTGGTCGTTATGGCACCAAAGAAATGATGGATATTTTTAGTGAACAGAGAAAAGTTGATTATCAATTAGAGATCGAAGGAGCTGCTGCAATCTCCCAAAGTGAGATAGGAATGATCTCAAAAAGTGTCGGTAAAGAAATTTTCAAAGCTGCAATGTCTGGAAAAATAACTGCAAAAAGAATCAAACAGTTAGAAGCAAAAAGTGATCATGACACTGCAGCTCTTGTAGAATCATTAAGTGAGAAATGTAGTAAAAGCGCTAGACCATGGATACATTATGGATTAACAAGTAATGATTTAGTAGATACTAGTAATTCAATGCAAATGAGAGATGCATTACAAATTATTGAACCAAAAGTTGCAAAGATGGCATCAATTCTTGTAAAAAAAGCAGTAAAATATGAAAAGATTCCAGCTGTTGGCCGAACTCACGGTCAACATGCAAGTATCATATCATTTGGATTAAAATTTGCAAATTGGGCTGCGGAAATGGCAAAACATGTAGAAAGAATCGAGGAAATTAAGAAGAGAATTTTGATTTGTAAAACACTAGGTGTTGTAGGTACAGGTTCTTTAATGGGTGCAAAATCACTCGAAGTACAAAAAAGAGCATCGAAACGATTGAGATTATTTCCAGCAGAAGTAACAACACAAGTGGTTCCAAGAGAAAGATATGCTGAATATGTATTCGAATTGGCATTAATTGGTTCCACTTTAGAAAAAATTGCTATAGAGATTAGAAATTTACAAAGAACAGAGATTGCAGAAGTAGCAGAACAATTCAAAAAAGGACAAATGGGAAGCAGTGCAGTTCCGGTAAAAAGAAATCCAATCAAAAGTGAACGGGTATCATCATTATCTAAATTAGTAAGAAGCCAAGTTGCAGTTTCCTTTGAGAACATTCCATTATGGCATGAGCGAGATCTTTCAAATTCAGCCAACGAGAGATTTGTAATCCCAACAGTATCGATTTTGGTTGATGAAATGCTTGAGACCATGACCAGAATTGTTTCAAATTTGATGGTTAATGAGAAAAGAATTGTAGAGAATCTATACATCACAAAGGGACAAATATTTGCGGAATTTGTCTTAGAAGCACTAATCAGAAAAGGCATACCAAGGTTTGTAGCATACAAAGATGTCCAAAGAGTTGCATTTGAGGCAAATGATAAAGGAATTCAGTACATCGATGCAATCAAAAATGATAAAGCATGTTCTTTAAACTTAACAGATAAAGAAATTGATTCAATATTTTTACCGGAAAAACACCTTGGTGCATCTTCTACAATTATAAATAATGTACAAAAATCTGTTCAAAATACAGTAAAAAAATTTATCTAG
- a CDS encoding 30S ribosomal protein S11 yields MSEIEAQVEEVSVEEVETPVEEVETEAKVETKAQPEAKKEGPDKWGIAHIYSSYNNTIIHMTDLTGAETVAISSGGIHVNADRYESSPFAAMKAANAVVESARTKGFTGFHIRVRAVGGVGSRVPGPGAQAAIRALARGGFKIGRIDDVTPIPHDTTRKKGGKRGRRV; encoded by the coding sequence TTGTCAGAAATTGAAGCCCAAGTTGAGGAAGTTTCAGTAGAAGAGGTAGAAACGCCAGTTGAGGAAGTAGAGACTGAGGCTAAAGTAGAAACCAAAGCTCAGCCAGAGGCTAAGAAAGAAGGACCCGACAAATGGGGCATTGCCCATATTTACAGTAGTTACAATAATACAATTATTCATATGACTGATCTTACTGGCGCAGAGACTGTAGCTATCAGTTCTGGCGGAATCCATGTTAATGCTGATAGATATGAATCATCACCATTTGCTGCAATGAAAGCTGCAAATGCAGTTGTAGAATCTGCAAGAACAAAAGGATTTACAGGATTTCACATAAGAGTTCGTGCAGTAGGCGGAGTCGGCTCCAGAGTACCAGGTCCCGGAGCACAAGCTGCAATCAGGGCTTTGGCAAGGGGCGGATTTAAGATTGGAAGAATTGATGATGTAACACCTATTCCCCATGATACCACTAGAAAGAAAGGTGGAAAAAGAGGAAGAAGAGTCTAG
- a CDS encoding RtcB family protein yields MSSNTPKKIGENQYQIDADSDLGMKVPVRIYADEPLLQKMLSDRTIMQARNVASIPGIVSHSVVLPDGHEGYGFPVGGVAAMDAEEGMISPGGVGYDINCGVRLLRSNLDEQTVRSKLKELVNDLFSSIPSGVGSKGAVKLSHSELDEVLVKGVNWAIDHGYGSSNDSDVCEENGQIQNADPNKVSDKARKRGAPQLGSLGSGNHFLEVQKVAEVHDEEAANRMGIKEGTITVLIHCGSRGFGHQVCSDYLRVSEQAMEKYGISLPDRELACVPNNSEEGESYRKAMFAALNFAWSNRQMITHWTRNSFERVFHQSESDLDMKLVYDVAHNIAKVEKHKVDGAERKLVVHRKGATRAFPANRDEIPSKYRDLGQPVLVPGSMGTSSWILLGKPNSMNLSFGSTAHGAGRTMSRSKARRNYTENDVKKSLNDQGIFIKALTRDGVVEETPQAYKDVDAVVNVSHNLGIATKVAKLVPIGVIKG; encoded by the coding sequence ATGTCTTCTAATACCCCCAAAAAAATCGGAGAAAACCAATATCAAATTGATGCTGATTCTGATCTTGGAATGAAAGTACCTGTGAGAATTTACGCTGATGAACCATTATTACAAAAAATGCTGTCTGATAGAACAATCATGCAAGCACGAAATGTTGCATCAATTCCTGGAATAGTTAGTCATAGTGTTGTTTTGCCTGATGGGCATGAGGGTTATGGTTTTCCAGTAGGTGGTGTTGCAGCAATGGATGCTGAAGAAGGAATGATTAGTCCTGGTGGTGTTGGATATGACATCAATTGTGGTGTGAGACTACTTCGTTCAAATTTAGATGAACAAACAGTTCGTTCCAAACTAAAAGAACTTGTAAATGATCTGTTCAGCTCAATTCCTTCCGGAGTTGGTTCTAAAGGTGCAGTAAAACTTAGTCATTCAGAACTTGATGAGGTTTTGGTAAAAGGCGTAAATTGGGCAATTGATCATGGTTATGGCTCATCAAATGATTCAGATGTTTGTGAAGAAAATGGTCAAATTCAAAATGCTGATCCAAACAAAGTTTCTGATAAAGCAAGAAAAAGAGGTGCACCTCAACTTGGTAGCTTAGGTTCTGGAAATCATTTTCTAGAAGTACAAAAGGTTGCAGAAGTTCATGATGAAGAAGCTGCAAACAGAATGGGAATTAAAGAAGGAACCATTACTGTTTTGATTCATTGCGGCTCTAGAGGTTTTGGTCATCAAGTATGTAGTGATTATCTTAGAGTTTCAGAACAAGCAATGGAAAAATATGGTATATCTTTACCTGATAGAGAACTTGCATGTGTGCCAAACAATTCTGAAGAAGGTGAATCCTATAGAAAAGCAATGTTTGCAGCATTAAATTTTGCATGGAGTAATAGACAGATGATAACTCACTGGACTAGGAATTCTTTTGAACGTGTATTTCATCAATCAGAATCTGATCTTGATATGAAATTAGTTTATGATGTTGCTCATAATATTGCTAAAGTAGAAAAACACAAAGTTGATGGAGCAGAAAGAAAACTTGTCGTACATAGAAAAGGTGCAACTAGAGCATTTCCTGCAAACCGTGATGAAATCCCTTCCAAATATCGTGATTTGGGCCAACCTGTTTTGGTTCCTGGCTCAATGGGAACTTCAAGTTGGATTTTACTTGGTAAACCCAATTCAATGAATTTAAGTTTTGGTTCTACAGCTCATGGTGCTGGAAGAACAATGTCTAGATCCAAAGCTAGAAGAAATTACACTGAAAATGATGTAAAAAAATCTCTTAATGACCAGGGGATCTTTATCAAAGCATTAACAAGAGATGGGGTTGTCGAAGAAACTCCTCAAGCATACAAAGACGTTGATGCTGTAGTTAATGTGTCTCATAATCTGGGAATAGCCACAAAAGTAGCAAAATTGGTGCCTATTGGTGTGATTAAAGGTTGA
- a CDS encoding DNA-binding protein, protein MSEEDFELERLKAKRLAEMQKNISSREEIKESVESPKEKITVNPRASLVNILGFRGLEVLKNAESQFPNETKIIVEKLFELIKTGEINETIDGGKLLMLFRSVGLNVRMETKINVEQDGKFVSLSDKLSKNSSENSDEE, encoded by the coding sequence TTGAGCGAAGAAGATTTTGAACTTGAAAGATTAAAGGCAAAGCGACTAGCTGAAATGCAAAAAAATATTTCTTCGAGAGAGGAAATTAAAGAATCTGTTGAATCACCCAAAGAGAAAATCACTGTAAACCCACGTGCTTCACTTGTAAATATTCTTGGATTTAGAGGATTAGAAGTTTTGAAAAATGCTGAATCACAATTTCCAAACGAAACAAAAATTATTGTAGAAAAATTATTTGAATTAATCAAGACTGGTGAAATAAATGAAACTATAGATGGTGGAAAGTTATTGATGTTGTTTAGATCAGTTGGACTCAATGTTAGAATGGAAACTAAAATCAATGTTGAACAAGACGGAAAATTTGTCTCATTAAGTGATAAACTTAGTAAGAACTCATCTGAAAATAGTGATGAAGAATGA
- a CDS encoding 6-pyruvoyl trahydropterin synthase family protein: MATSPTILDSDFRYIDKKGNLLKTRTELTVAQMLTFLEREYQYNHKITLKNGNEVLVDFKTEKGLIEVIDTDEDIEKYKQIKEDFPQDKVMAIGHAKYVAQIKELQDIVFYDKTPQTGSIFLEDASFSFDYAHILPLVEKCSILHGHTSSVMVELVGQMKDNLLLDFGEAKKIIKEVVNVFDHKFFINRKYLKKEDDSHYYIQFEGPKGMFDLQVPKNTTYLLEGEATVENLSSEIIKLLAPKMPSNVEAVGVYIYEGYNKGSHIISNISR, encoded by the coding sequence ATGGCAACAAGCCCTACAATTCTAGATTCAGATTTTCGCTATATCGATAAAAAGGGGAATTTACTCAAAACCAGAACAGAATTGACAGTAGCACAAATGTTAACATTTCTTGAACGAGAATATCAATACAATCACAAGATCACATTGAAGAATGGAAATGAAGTCTTAGTTGATTTTAAAACAGAAAAAGGATTGATCGAAGTGATTGATACTGATGAAGATATTGAAAAATATAAACAAATCAAAGAAGACTTTCCTCAAGATAAAGTAATGGCAATAGGACATGCAAAATACGTTGCACAGATTAAAGAATTGCAAGATATTGTATTTTATGATAAAACACCACAAACAGGTTCGATATTTTTAGAAGATGCGTCATTCTCATTTGATTATGCACATATCCTTCCATTAGTTGAAAAATGTTCGATATTACACGGACATACATCTTCGGTAATGGTAGAACTCGTAGGACAGATGAAAGATAATTTACTTTTAGATTTTGGAGAGGCTAAAAAAATTATCAAAGAAGTTGTAAATGTATTTGATCATAAATTTTTCATCAATAGAAAATATCTCAAGAAAGAAGATGATTCTCATTACTACATTCAATTCGAAGGTCCTAAAGGAATGTTTGATTTACAAGTTCCAAAAAATACCACATATCTTTTAGAAGGAGAAGCCACCGTAGAGAATCTCTCAAGTGAAATTATAAAATTATTAGCGCCAAAAATGCCATCAAATGTAGAAGCAGTTGGTGTTTACATCTATGAAGGTTACAATAAAGGATCTCATATTATTTCAAATATTTCAAGATAA
- a CDS encoding asparagine synthase C-terminal domain-containing protein → MDKSNKKLLENIKNSISETVKEKKIGIAFSGGVDSTLISKICSDMNFDVTLLTIGFPDSHDILFAKQINEYLKYPHHVLEIDSETFSAVSSKINQKIQTENLSWNENCIAFYYVSKLANSLGLDTVITANGIDELFCGYNAYREAFSGGESQILKVMKSKLDNELKMMKSVNLVASEFGVKILQPLLSQKFIEYAKTIPISEKIHDSEDLYRKHIIRKLASDIKVPELSCTKRKKALQYGSKIHKALLKSR, encoded by the coding sequence ATGGATAAGTCAAATAAAAAATTGCTTGAAAATATCAAAAATTCTATTTCAGAGACTGTTAAAGAAAAGAAAATTGGAATTGCTTTTTCTGGGGGGGTGGATAGTACATTAATTTCAAAAATATGCTCAGACATGAATTTTGATGTTACCCTGTTGACTATTGGATTTCCTGATTCACATGATATTTTATTTGCAAAACAAATCAATGAATATCTAAAGTACCCTCACCATGTTTTAGAGATTGATTCAGAGACTTTTTCTGCTGTTTCTTCAAAAATAAATCAAAAAATTCAAACTGAAAATTTATCTTGGAATGAAAACTGTATTGCTTTTTATTATGTTTCTAAACTTGCAAACAGCTTAGGACTTGATACAGTAATTACAGCTAATGGAATAGATGAATTATTTTGTGGTTACAATGCCTATCGTGAAGCATTTTCTGGAGGCGAATCTCAAATTCTTAAAGTAATGAAATCTAAATTAGACAATGAATTAAAAATGATGAAGTCTGTAAATCTTGTTGCATCTGAATTTGGAGTAAAAATTCTCCAACCTTTATTATCTCAAAAATTTATTGAATATGCAAAAACTATTCCTATCTCTGAAAAAATTCATGATTCTGAAGATTTGTATCGTAAACATATTATACGAAAATTAGCTAGTGACATCAAAGTTCCAGAACTTTCATGTACAAAACGAAAGAAAGCATTACAATATGGTTCAAAAATTCACAAAGCTTTGCTAAAATCTAGATAA
- a CDS encoding valine--tRNA ligase, giving the protein MEPRISEKAWNPELEKEILKQWEDEKIYDFTPQENNYTIDTPPPYPSGRPWHIGAAAHYSQIDMIARTARMTGKNVYFPIGIDRNGLPVELYTEKKHNIRMRETERGEFLNLCREALDDLEAEMILIMKSLGISGDFANYYRTDSEEYRSLTQSTFIELWKKGQVYLANRPNNYDWVSGTTIADAEITYEDLSTKLVYMKFKIKDTDQEIIIASTRPELLCACRTIIVNPEDERYIQYIGKKVIVPITNVEVELKTHHSAKQEFGSGAVMVCSYGDQNDVALFRELELDEIVAIGLDGKMTEVAGEYAGLKPKQARTKIIEDLETKGFLEKIEDIIHRTPISERSKIPIEIIPMEEYYLKQKEAVEKIKKLGQEITFHPSMHKQILMNWLESINIDWPISRRRYYGTEIPIWYCKNCSEPHVPEPGKYYRPWNEKCPISNCMKCDSTEFIGEERTFDTWMDSSVSPLFICKFNRDKEFFKKVYPASIRPQAKDIVRTWLYYTLLRCEQLTGEKPWSEAWIMGYGLDEKGMKMSKSKGNAIDPLPVIEKLGADTFRFWSASEINHGYDFRCNEQKIESSKKFLSKLWNVSRFLSSFPVIKSGNITASDKWILSELDNLVKECKKGYDEYNFFIPAIAIREFTWNLFAAHYIEMVKARAYGIDFTDEERDGAIFTLHKTLSTVLKLLAPITPFITEYLWKILYSEKSIHKEKQVDSENLEEQSNITKEITEFNSKVWNEKKDQGLSLKDSIKIEIPAILEPFKKDLKSMHNLLD; this is encoded by the coding sequence ATGGAACCTAGAATATCAGAAAAAGCATGGAATCCAGAATTAGAAAAGGAAATTCTAAAACAATGGGAAGATGAAAAGATTTATGATTTTACACCCCAAGAGAATAATTATACAATAGATACTCCACCTCCATATCCTTCGGGCAGACCATGGCATATTGGAGCAGCTGCTCATTATTCTCAAATTGACATGATTGCACGTACTGCAAGAATGACTGGAAAAAATGTCTATTTTCCTATAGGAATAGACAGAAATGGATTACCAGTTGAACTGTACACTGAGAAAAAACACAATATTAGAATGAGGGAAACAGAAAGAGGCGAATTTCTAAATCTCTGTAGAGAAGCACTGGATGATTTGGAAGCTGAAATGATTCTCATTATGAAAAGTTTGGGAATTAGTGGTGATTTTGCAAATTACTATAGAACAGATTCGGAAGAATATAGGAGTCTTACACAATCAACATTCATCGAGTTATGGAAAAAAGGACAAGTGTATCTAGCAAACAGACCTAATAATTATGATTGGGTTTCAGGCACAACCATTGCAGATGCAGAAATTACATACGAAGATTTATCCACAAAACTAGTATACATGAAATTCAAAATAAAAGACACAGATCAAGAAATAATTATTGCAAGTACAAGACCGGAATTACTTTGTGCATGTAGAACCATCATAGTCAATCCTGAAGACGAGAGATACATACAGTATATTGGAAAAAAAGTAATTGTTCCAATAACAAATGTTGAGGTTGAATTAAAAACACATCACTCTGCAAAGCAAGAATTTGGTTCAGGAGCTGTTATGGTATGTAGTTATGGTGATCAAAACGATGTGGCATTGTTTAGAGAATTAGAACTAGATGAGATCGTCGCAATTGGATTAGATGGAAAAATGACAGAAGTTGCAGGAGAATATGCAGGATTAAAACCAAAACAAGCAAGAACAAAAATCATAGAAGATTTAGAAACTAAAGGATTTTTAGAAAAAATTGAAGATATTATTCACAGAACACCAATTTCGGAGAGAAGTAAGATTCCAATTGAAATTATTCCAATGGAAGAATATTATCTAAAGCAAAAAGAAGCAGTTGAAAAAATCAAAAAATTAGGGCAAGAAATAACATTTCATCCATCAATGCATAAACAGATTCTGATGAATTGGTTAGAATCTATTAATATTGACTGGCCAATTTCAAGAAGAAGGTATTATGGTACTGAAATCCCAATTTGGTACTGTAAAAATTGCTCAGAGCCCCATGTTCCTGAGCCTGGAAAGTACTACAGACCTTGGAATGAAAAATGTCCAATTAGCAATTGTATGAAATGTGATTCTACTGAATTTATTGGTGAGGAACGAACCTTTGACACATGGATGGATTCAAGTGTATCTCCACTCTTCATTTGCAAATTTAACAGAGATAAAGAATTTTTTAAAAAAGTATACCCAGCCTCGATTAGACCTCAAGCAAAAGATATTGTTAGAACATGGTTATACTATACACTTCTAAGATGTGAGCAGTTAACAGGGGAAAAACCATGGTCTGAAGCATGGATTATGGGATATGGTTTAGATGAAAAAGGAATGAAAATGAGCAAGAGTAAAGGAAATGCAATAGATCCATTACCAGTAATTGAAAAATTGGGTGCGGACACTTTTAGATTCTGGAGTGCAAGTGAAATTAATCACGGGTATGATTTTAGATGTAATGAACAAAAAATTGAATCAAGTAAAAAATTTCTCAGTAAATTATGGAATGTATCAAGATTTTTGTCTAGTTTTCCTGTAATTAAATCAGGAAATATTACAGCATCAGATAAATGGATTTTATCAGAATTAGATAATTTAGTAAAAGAATGCAAGAAAGGATATGATGAATACAACTTTTTCATTCCTGCAATTGCAATAAGAGAATTCACATGGAATTTATTTGCAGCACATTATATCGAGATGGTAAAAGCAAGAGCTTATGGAATTGATTTCACTGATGAAGAGAGAGACGGAGCAATATTTACACTGCATAAAACATTATCAACAGTTTTAAAACTTCTAGCTCCAATCACTCCGTTTATTACCGAATATTTATGGAAGATTTTGTATTCAGAAAAAAGTATTCATAAAGAAAAACAAGTTGATTCTGAAAATCTTGAAGAACAAAGTAACATCACTAAAGAAATTACTGAATTTAATTCGAAAGTTTGGAATGAGAAAAAAGATCAAGGACTATCATTAAAAGATTCAATTAAAATTGAAATTCCTGCTATTCTAGAACCATTCAAAAAAGATTTGAAATCCATGCATAATTTGTTGGATTGA